A segment of the Pseudomonas serboccidentalis genome:
TGCAGATGCGTGAAGTGCCGCTGGAGCATCGACCTGATTTCCGGCTGAATACGCCGCTGGATCTGGTGCTCGGCGCACAGATCGGCCAGTTCAGCGGGCAGAGTCTGTTTGATGTGTTCAACAGTCCATGGACACTCGACAGTCGCGCTGACCGCATGGGCATTCGGTTATTGGGCAAGGCGCTGCAGTATCAGGGCCGGCCGATGATTTCCGAGGGGATTCCGTTGGGTGCGGTGCAGGTTCCGCCGGACGGGCAGCCGATTGTGCTGCTCAATGATCGGCAGACCATTGGCGGCTATCCGCGGTTGGGGGCGTTGACGCCGGTGGCACTGGCGCGGCTGGCGCAGTGTCTGCCGGGGGCGCAGGTGCGGTTGCGGCCGGTGGTGCAGGAAGTGGCACACCGTGAGCATGTCGAATATTTGCAGCGTTTTGGTTGAAGATCAAAAGATCACAGCCTGCGGCAGCTCCTGCAGAAAGTTTCGCGTTTCCCTGTAGGCGCTGCGGCACGCTGCGATCTTTTGCTTTTATTTGGACAGAAACCGCATCCCTTCTTCCAATCCACGAAGGGTCAGCGGATACATCTGATCCTCGATCAAATCGCGCACGATATTGGTCGATGAGGTGTAGCCCCACGTGTCCTTCGGATACGGATTGATCCAGATGAGCTTCTTGTACTTCTCCATGAAACGCTGCATCCACACGTAACCCGGCTCTTCGTTCCAGTGCTCGACGCTGCCGCCAGCCTGGGTGATTTCGTAGGGTGCCATGGCGGCGTCGCCGATGAAGATCACTTTGTAGTCGGCGCCGTACTTGTGCAGCAGGTCCTGGGTTGAGGTGCGCTCGGAGGTGCGGCGCATGTTGTTCTTCCACACCGATTCATAAATGAAGTTGTGGAAGTAGAAATACTCCAGATGCTTGAACTCGGTCTTGCAGGCCGAGAACAGCTCCTCGCAGATCTTCACGTGCGCATCCATCGAACCGCCGATGTCGAACAGCAGCAACAGCTTGACCGTGTTACGCCGCTCTGGGCGCATCTGGATGTTCAGCAGGCCGGCGTCCTTGGCGGTGTGGTCGATGGTGCCGTCGATGTCCAGCTCTTCCGCTGCACCCTGACGAGCGAATTTGCGCAAGCGGCGCAGGGCGACCTTGATGTTGCGCGTGCCCAGCTCCACCGAGTCGTCGAGGTTCTTGTACTCGCGTTGATCCCAGACTTTCACCGCTTTGCCCTGACGCTTGCCGGCATCGCCAACCCGGATGCCTTCCGGGTTGAACCCGCCGGAGCCGAACGGGCTGGTGCCGCCGGTGCCGATCCATTTGTTACCGCCGGCGTGGCGTTCCTTCTGTTCTTCCAGACGCTTCTTGAACTCCTCGATCAGCTTGTCGAGGCCACCGAGCGACTGGATCTGCGCGCGTTCCTCGTCAGTCAGCGAGCGCTCGAATTCCTTGCGCAACCAGTCTTCGGGAATCAGCGCCTGCAGGTGATCGTCGAGTTTTTCCAGGCCATTGAAGTAGGCGCTGAATGCACGGTCGAACTTGTCGAAATGCCGTTCGTCCTTCACCAGAATTGCCCGCGACAAGTAGTAGAACTCGTCCATGTCGGCGAAGGTCACGCGCTGTTTCAGCGCGTTGATCAGGTCGAGCAGCTCGCGCACCGACACCGGCACCTTGGCTGCACGCATTTCATTGAACAGGTTGAGCAGCATGGCATCAGCCTCTTAGCGAGAGCCGCGACGGCTCATGAACGCCAGACGCTCAAGCAACTGAACGTCCTGCTCGTTCTTCACCAGGGCACCGGCCAGCGGCGGAATGGCTTTGGTCGGATCGCGCTCGCGCAGCACCGCTTCGCCGATGTTGTCGGCCATCAGCAGCTTCAGCCAGTCCACCAGTTCCGAGGTCGACGGCTTCTTCTTCAGGCCCGGCACCTTGCGCACATCGAAGAACACGTCCAGCGCCTCGCTGACCAGATCCTTCTTGATGTCCGGGTAGTGCACGTCGACGATTTTCTGCAGGGTGGTGCGGTCCGGGAAGGCGATGTAGTGGAAGAAGCAACGGCGCAGGAAGGCGTCCGGCAGCTCTTTCTCGTTGTTCGAGGTAATGATGATGATCGGGCGCTTCTTGGCCTTGATGGTCTCGTCGATCTCGTAAACGTAGAACTCCATCTTGTCGAGTTCTTGCAGCAGGTCATTCGGGAATTCGATGTCGGCCTTGTCGATCTCGTCGATCAGCAGAATGACGCGCTCTTCTGACTCGAACGCCTCCCAGAGCTTGCCCTTCTTCAGGTAGTTGCGCACATCGTGGACTTTTTCGTTGCCCAGCTGCGAGTCGCGCAGACGGCTGACCGCGTCGTACTCGTACAGGCCCTGATGGGCCTTGGTGGTGGACTTGATGTGCCAGGTGATCAACTTGGCGCCGAACGATTCGGCCAGTTGCTCGGCGAGCATGGTCTTGCCGGTGCCCGGTTCGCCCTTGACCAGCAGCGGCCGCTCCAGGGTGATGGCGGCGTTGACCGCCAGCTTCAGGTCATCGGTGGCGACGTAGGCCTGGGTGCCTTCGAACTTCATCTGCTAATCCTCGAACGGTAACGCCGACCTGCACGGGCAGGGCGGGGGCGAAAAAACGGATGCCCCGACTATAACGCGCAGCCCGGTCGACTGTGAACGCAGACGGCTTATTCAGTCTCTGAATGGGGCGTCACATGTTGACTCGGTTTCGGCCCAGGGCCAGCATTCAGGTATCGCCGATTTGGCGATAGCCTTTCGGGCATGACGACTAAATACCGATTTCGCGACAAATACCGCATTCAGTTGCGTGAGAAGGATCATCCTCCGCCCCATGTTCACCCGACCGGTGGTGGTGTGGACGTGATGCTGAGCCTGGAAACCATCGAGGTCATGATGGGCAAGGCTCGGCCGCTGATTATCAAGGAAGCGCAGGCCTCGGTTGCGGCTCATCAGGTGCAACTGCTGGAGGACTGGAAACGATGTTGCCCATGAAAAGGCCTCGTCTGTCGGCTGTGCAGGCACTGTCAGATTTTCGATTGAAACTGACTTTTATTGACGTACCGGACTCTCTCTGAATCAGGCAGCCGAGGCGCTGGGTATCAGTGCCCGCAGCATCAGCCGCTACAGTAGCGGGCGGGAGGCGGTGCCAAGGTCATTGGCCTTGGCTTGTCTTGGTTGGGATTCATTGCAGCAAAGATCCACGCTGGCAACTGAAGAGTCTGGTCGATATATCGTCAATCGTAAGTCTTAGCCCGCATCCGGCTTCGGTCGCTCATACCGCGCATTGAAGGCCTGGATGAAGCCATTGCGCAAAATCTGCAAAAACGCTTCGAACGCGCTGATATTTTGCTGATGCACGCTGCCGCTGAGCTCGACCCGGGTGGCGAACTGGTTTTTGGCCTGGTTCTTCAGCACGGTTTCCGTGCCGCCCACCAGTGCCTCCCAGACCGAGCGGAAGATGCTCTTGTTCTTGTTTTCCACGTCCTGCTGCCAGTTGAACACTTCGACGTCGCGCAGCAGTGGCTTGATGTAACCACTGACCTGGGCTTTTTTCGCCTGGGCTTCGATCACGACATCACCGTGGCCGGCGTTGAAGTCGAACTTGCCGTAGGCCGAGGCGAAGTCGTTCATGCTCTTGAGTTCGATGTCACGGGCGCGCAGGCGGAACTGGAAATCTTCGAAATTGCTCAGCGGATCAAAGGTCGCGCTGGTTTCCAGGGGCGCATGCCCCAGCAGCAGGGCCTTGCCTTCGAAGCGGGCATCGCGTTTGCCCTGTTTGTCGACCACGTTGGTCAGGTTGTAGATGCTGGCCTCGACCTGGGTGGCATTCATATTCACCGGTGGATGGGAGCTGAAGTTGCGGAAGCTGATCTTGCCGTCGTGAATCTGTACCTCGTCGAGGGTGATCGGCAGCAGTTTACTGAGCTGCGCGCGCCAGTCGGTGCCTTTACCGGTCTGGGAGTTCTGCTTGTTGGCCCCGCCATCGACGAAGTTGACCTCGGGATTGAGGAACTGCACCTGCGCCACCACCGCATGGTCGTACCACAGCGAGTGCCAACTGACCGACAGATCGATCAGCGGTGCGTTGACGAACGGCACCGGTACCTTGCCATCGACCTTTACGATTTTCAGTCCGTTGATTTTGTAAGCGCCGCGCCACAGGGCCAGATCGACGTCGGTGATCTGGCCCCGGTAATCGCCCATGTCCGCCAGTTTGTTGTTCAGGTAGTCGCGCACCATGTAGGGCAGGGCAATGTGCAGCGCGATCAGCAACACAACGACGACGGCGAAAATCCCGAGTGGCCAACTGTAGCGACGCTTCATGACGGCAATTCCTTGACGATGTAAGCGATTGACTGTTGTGTAACGCAGACGTTCGACCTGACTGGACTGCGCCAGGCAACAGGCATACCTTGAAAGGCTGAATTCAACGCTGCATAAGGACCCAGCCATGAGCCGCATTTTCGCTGACAACGCCCATTCCATCGGCAATACGCCACTGGTGCAGATCAACCGCATCGCGCCGCGTGGCGTGACCATTCTGGCCAAGATCGAGGGGCGTAACCCCGGTTATTCGGTCAAGTGCCGGATCGGCGCGAACATGATCTGGGATGCCGAAAGCAGCGGCAAACTCAAACCGGGCATGACCATCGTCGAGCCGACCTCCGGCAATACCGGCATTGGCCTGGCTTTTGTCGCGGCGGCACGCGGTTACAAGTTGATGCTGACCATGCCGGCCTCGATGAGTATCGAGCGCCGCAAGGTGCTCAAGGCGTTGGGTGCAGAGTTGGTCCTGACCGAACCGGCCAAGGGCATGAAAGGCGCGATCGAGAAGGCCGCTGAGATTGTTGCCAGCGATGCCGACAAGTACTTCATGCCGTCGCAGTTCGACAATCCGGCGAACCCGGCGATTCACGAGAAAACCACCGGTCCGGAAATCTGGAACGACACCGATGGTGCCGTGGATGTACTGGTGGCTGGCGTCGGCACCGGCGGAACCATCACCGGCGTTTCGCGGTATATCAAGAATACCCAGGGCAAACCGATCCTGTCGGTGGCGGTGGAACCGGTGTCCTCGCCGGTGATCAGCCAGGCGCTGGCGGGCGAAGAGATCAAGCCGAGCCCCCACAAGATTCAGGGAATTGGTGCCGGTTTCGTGCCGAAGAACCTCGACTTGTCGATCGTCGACCGGGTGGAACAGGTCACCGACGACGAATCCAAGGCCATGGCGCTGCGATTGATGCAGGAAGAAGGGATCTTGTGCGGTATCTCTTGCGGCGCGGCCATGGCGGTTGCGGTGCGACTGGCAGAGACCCCGGAGATGCAGGGCAAGACCATCGTGGTGATCCTGCCGGACTCCGGCGAGCGCTATCTGTCGAGCATGTTGTTCAGCGATCTGTTTACCGAACAGGAGAATCAGCAGTAAGCGAATTGATTCAGATCAGCCGGGGTTCAGGATCGTTATGCTAATAAATGCTTTGTTGCGCAATTCTTAACACTGAATCTTGGGTTGTGCGGGTTTTTCCCGAGGCCGGTAGTGTTTATCATGGCCGGCTGCCATGCCGGGTAAAGGGCATTGCGCAGCGTTGTCTTTATTCAAGGAGTCGTTGATGACCTTTTCGTTAGCCGCCAAGGTGTTGGTGTTGCTGCTGTTTGTGGGCAGCATCCTCTATGTGCATTTGCGCGGCAAGGCGCGTTTGCCGGTCCTGCGTCAGTTCGTCAACCACTCGGCGCTGTTCGCTCCTTACAATGCTCTGATGTACCTGTTCTCCGGCGTGCCATCCAAGCCGTATCTGGATCGCAGCAAGTTTCCGGAGCTGGATGTGCTGCGCGACAACTGGGAAACCATTCGCGACGAGGCCATGCACCTGTTCGACGAGGGCTACATCCGCGCCGCCGAGAAGAACAATGACGCCGGTTTCGGCTCGTTCTTCAAGAAGGGCTGGAAGCGTTTCTACCTCAAGTGGTACGACAAACCGCTGCCGTCGGCCGAAACCCTGTGCCCGAAAACCGTGGCGCTGGTCAGTGCGATTCCCAACGTCAAAGGCGCAATGTTTGCGCTGTTGCCGGGTGGCAGCCATCTGAATCCGCACCGCGATCCGTTTGCCGGCTCCCTGCGTTATCACCTGGGTCTGTCGACGCCGAACTCCGACGATTGCCGGATCTTCGTGGACGGTCAGGTCTACGCCTGGCGCGACGGTGAAGACGTGATGTTCGACGAGACCTACGTGCACTGGGTCAAGAACGAAACCGAACAGACCCGCGTCATCCTGTTCTGCGACGTCGAACGTCCGCTGAGCAACCGCCTGATGACCCGCATCAACCGCGCCATCAGTGCCTGGCTGGGCCGTGCCACCGCGCCGCAGAACCTTGACGACGAACGTGTCGGCGGGATCAACCAGGCCTATGCCTGGAGCAAGCACTTCAGCGACAAATTCAGTGGCGTGGTCAAACAGTGGAAGCGTCGCAATCCCAAGGCCTACCGCATCATGCGCCCGGTTTTGGCGGTGGTGGTGCTGACATTGCTGGGGTATTGGCTGTTTGGTTGAGGCTGGATGTTGTAATGAAAAAACCGCTCCTTGTGAGCGGTTTTTTTTGTCTGTAGATAAGTCTACAGTCGGCCAGCGGCGAGTACGTTTGGCTCTTCGGTTTCAGTGCCCGTTATAAGTAACTGCAGCAGACGCCTCTGACTCGCGGTGAGCGTTACCTCGCCGGATTTTCTCCCGCGAGAAAGTATGTCTTTTCTGGAGGAAGGCTTCTTTGTTGATTTGCTCATTTTTCCACCAGTGTTGATCGTTAATTGAACAGTTTTCACGATACTAGGTTCTCCAAGGTTTTGACAAGGCGGCCCCCAGCGTCGAAGCCGAAACCAAGCTCTTGATAGTGGGAAATTGCGCCCCTTAAAGGTTCTTGAATCTCGAGAACCTTGCTGCCAATGAGCTGGGCGTATTGTTCAATCACAATCATCGCCAGTGCCCCGATACGTTTTTTTAACGGATGGGGTTCGTAGGGACGTCCCTCCAAACGCACAACTCGTATTCTGTTTTTGCTGGCATTTGGATTTGCGAAACACAGCCCGCAAAGTTCTTCTTCAAACCAGATAGCGATGTCCAGAGATGAGGGCTCCCGACCCTTCCACTCAATGACCTCGTTCCAGCAAAAGTGCTGGTCTCTCCAGAGAGTAGATGCTTGCAGTGCTTGCTGGTCGATAGGTTCGAAACGAACTTTCGATAAATCGATGGCAGCAGGACCATAGCGTTCCAGT
Coding sequences within it:
- a CDS encoding AAA family ATPase — protein: MKFEGTQAYVATDDLKLAVNAAITLERPLLVKGEPGTGKTMLAEQLAESFGAKLITWHIKSTTKAHQGLYEYDAVSRLRDSQLGNEKVHDVRNYLKKGKLWEAFESEERVILLIDEIDKADIEFPNDLLQELDKMEFYVYEIDETIKAKKRPIIIITSNNEKELPDAFLRRCFFHYIAFPDRTTLQKIVDVHYPDIKKDLVSEALDVFFDVRKVPGLKKKPSTSELVDWLKLLMADNIGEAVLRERDPTKAIPPLAGALVKNEQDVQLLERLAFMSRRGSR
- a CDS encoding vWA domain-containing protein is translated as MLLNLFNEMRAAKVPVSVRELLDLINALKQRVTFADMDEFYYLSRAILVKDERHFDKFDRAFSAYFNGLEKLDDHLQALIPEDWLRKEFERSLTDEERAQIQSLGGLDKLIEEFKKRLEEQKERHAGGNKWIGTGGTSPFGSGGFNPEGIRVGDAGKRQGKAVKVWDQREYKNLDDSVELGTRNIKVALRRLRKFARQGAAEELDIDGTIDHTAKDAGLLNIQMRPERRNTVKLLLLFDIGGSMDAHVKICEELFSACKTEFKHLEYFYFHNFIYESVWKNNMRRTSERTSTQDLLHKYGADYKVIFIGDAAMAPYEITQAGGSVEHWNEEPGYVWMQRFMEKYKKLIWINPYPKDTWGYTSSTNIVRDLIEDQMYPLTLRGLEEGMRFLSK
- a CDS encoding DUF748 domain-containing protein gives rise to the protein MKRRYSWPLGIFAVVVVLLIALHIALPYMVRDYLNNKLADMGDYRGQITDVDLALWRGAYKINGLKIVKVDGKVPVPFVNAPLIDLSVSWHSLWYDHAVVAQVQFLNPEVNFVDGGANKQNSQTGKGTDWRAQLSKLLPITLDEVQIHDGKISFRNFSSHPPVNMNATQVEASIYNLTNVVDKQGKRDARFEGKALLLGHAPLETSATFDPLSNFEDFQFRLRARDIELKSMNDFASAYGKFDFNAGHGDVVIEAQAKKAQVSGYIKPLLRDVEVFNWQQDVENKNKSIFRSVWEALVGGTETVLKNQAKNQFATRVELSGSVHQQNISAFEAFLQILRNGFIQAFNARYERPKPDAG
- a CDS encoding DUF4160 domain-containing protein; translated protein: MTTKYRFRDKYRIQLREKDHPPPHVHPTGGGVDVMLSLETIEVMMGKARPLIIKEAQASVAAHQVQLLEDWKRCCP
- the cysK gene encoding cysteine synthase A; translated protein: MSRIFADNAHSIGNTPLVQINRIAPRGVTILAKIEGRNPGYSVKCRIGANMIWDAESSGKLKPGMTIVEPTSGNTGIGLAFVAAARGYKLMLTMPASMSIERRKVLKALGAELVLTEPAKGMKGAIEKAAEIVASDADKYFMPSQFDNPANPAIHEKTTGPEIWNDTDGAVDVLVAGVGTGGTITGVSRYIKNTQGKPILSVAVEPVSSPVISQALAGEEIKPSPHKIQGIGAGFVPKNLDLSIVDRVEQVTDDESKAMALRLMQEEGILCGISCGAAMAVAVRLAETPEMQGKTIVVILPDSGERYLSSMLFSDLFTEQENQQ
- a CDS encoding aspartyl/asparaginyl beta-hydroxylase domain-containing protein, whose product is MTFSLAAKVLVLLLFVGSILYVHLRGKARLPVLRQFVNHSALFAPYNALMYLFSGVPSKPYLDRSKFPELDVLRDNWETIRDEAMHLFDEGYIRAAEKNNDAGFGSFFKKGWKRFYLKWYDKPLPSAETLCPKTVALVSAIPNVKGAMFALLPGGSHLNPHRDPFAGSLRYHLGLSTPNSDDCRIFVDGQVYAWRDGEDVMFDETYVHWVKNETEQTRVILFCDVERPLSNRLMTRINRAISAWLGRATAPQNLDDERVGGINQAYAWSKHFSDKFSGVVKQWKRRNPKAYRIMRPVLAVVVLTLLGYWLFG